From a single Candidatus Sulfotelmatobacter sp. genomic region:
- a CDS encoding WecB/TagA/CpsF family glycosyltransferase, whose protein sequence is METFSADKCVKILGVKVHATNMDRALAQVEEAVARGDKGYVCVTGVQGIMEAQMDANLKRIINQAALNIPDGRPTVWVGWLRGMLQMRQVTGPNMMLRLCALSAEKGYTHFFYGGNDGVADELKDSLTRRFPGLNVVGTYCPPFRALNEQEEAGLVRMVAETKPDFFWVGLSTPKQEKFMDQYRSKLDTKLMFGVGAAFDMHTGRIKDAPYWMKVVGVQWMHRIYQDPARLWKRYLVNNPKFVYRIALELLGFGEQQEI, encoded by the coding sequence ATGGAAACCTTTTCGGCAGACAAGTGCGTGAAGATTCTGGGCGTCAAGGTTCATGCCACGAACATGGACCGGGCGCTGGCTCAGGTGGAGGAGGCGGTCGCACGCGGTGACAAGGGTTACGTCTGCGTCACCGGAGTGCAGGGCATCATGGAAGCGCAAATGGATGCCAACCTGAAGCGCATCATCAACCAGGCAGCCCTGAACATTCCCGATGGACGACCGACGGTATGGGTGGGTTGGCTGCGCGGGATGCTTCAGATGCGCCAGGTAACCGGCCCTAACATGATGCTGCGGCTTTGCGCGCTGTCGGCGGAGAAAGGGTATACCCACTTCTTTTACGGCGGAAACGACGGAGTGGCGGATGAGCTGAAAGATTCGCTGACTCGGCGCTTTCCGGGACTGAACGTCGTTGGCACTTACTGTCCTCCATTTCGTGCGCTGAACGAGCAGGAAGAGGCGGGTCTGGTTCGAATGGTTGCGGAAACGAAGCCCGACTTTTTCTGGGTGGGATTGAGCACGCCGAAGCAGGAAAAGTTCATGGACCAGTATCGGTCGAAGCTCGATACCAAGCTGATGTTCGGTGTGGGCGCGGCCTTCGATATGCATACGGGGCGAATTAAAGATGCGCCGTACTGGATGAAGGTGGTGGGGGTGCAGTGGATGCACCGCATCTATCAGGATCCGGCGCGGCTGTGGAAGCGTTATTTGGTCAATAATCCGAAGTTTGTGTACCGGATCGCGCTGGAGTTGCTGGGCTTTGGGGAGCAGCAGGAAATCTGA
- a CDS encoding glycosyltransferase family 4 protein, which yields MRVLLVHSAYQQFGGEDSVVRAETELLRKHADEVYHYSRHNDEIKQFGLTEKAAFLPQTIYSWKTSGELEDVVRGFRPDVAFIHNVYPLISPSGYHKLHSLGIPTLQVLHNFRLHCPNGLFYTQGQICEACKGGDYLNAVRKRCYKDSYAFSGLYAATLGLNRVGGVIDKISGFICLTEFFKSKMQEMGVPESKLFVRPNFVYAPPLPAGKMPGDYVLFMGRLSPEKGCWTLIRAFEQLPLVRLKILGTGPLEQEFRQYVQQKGIRNIEMLGFKSGSEKWEILRNARCLAMPSEWYENFPVTALEAFMACKPIIAARLGGLPYIVEEGKSGLLFEAGNVSELAQKIQWLVDRPDEAVRMGECGRRLTETKYGPEQGYRNLMKIFEQVISAQAQAA from the coding sequence ATGAGAGTTCTTCTTGTCCACAGTGCGTATCAGCAGTTTGGTGGGGAAGACTCAGTGGTGCGCGCGGAAACAGAGTTGCTGCGGAAACATGCCGACGAAGTTTACCATTATTCGCGGCATAACGACGAGATCAAGCAGTTTGGCCTGACGGAAAAGGCCGCCTTCCTCCCCCAGACGATTTACTCGTGGAAGACCAGTGGAGAACTGGAAGATGTGGTCCGGGGATTCAGGCCGGACGTGGCTTTCATCCACAACGTTTACCCGCTGATCTCCCCCTCGGGGTATCACAAGCTGCATTCCCTCGGCATTCCCACGTTGCAGGTGCTGCACAACTTTCGCCTGCATTGCCCCAACGGATTGTTCTATACGCAGGGGCAAATCTGCGAAGCGTGCAAGGGCGGCGATTACCTGAACGCGGTTCGCAAGCGCTGCTACAAAGACAGCTACGCGTTCAGCGGGTTGTATGCTGCGACGTTAGGTCTGAACCGGGTAGGGGGAGTGATCGACAAGATTTCCGGGTTCATCTGCCTGACTGAGTTTTTCAAATCGAAGATGCAGGAAATGGGCGTGCCGGAGTCGAAGCTGTTCGTGCGACCGAATTTTGTGTACGCGCCGCCGCTGCCTGCTGGGAAAATGCCGGGAGATTATGTGCTGTTCATGGGGCGATTATCCCCTGAAAAAGGCTGCTGGACACTGATTCGGGCTTTCGAGCAACTGCCGCTGGTGCGGCTGAAGATTCTGGGCACGGGTCCGCTGGAGCAGGAGTTCAGGCAATACGTCCAGCAAAAAGGAATTCGCAATATCGAGATGCTGGGTTTTAAGAGCGGCAGTGAGAAATGGGAGATTCTGCGCAACGCTCGTTGTCTGGCGATGCCTTCGGAATGGTACGAGAATTTTCCGGTGACGGCTCTGGAGGCGTTCATGGCGTGCAAGCCCATCATTGCGGCGCGCCTGGGTGGGCTGCCTTACATTGTGGAAGAAGGGAAGTCGGGTCTTCTTTTTGAGGCCGGTAACGTGAGCGAGCTGGCGCAAAAGATTCAATGGTTGGTGGACCGGCCGGACGAGGCCGTCCGCATGGGCGAATGCGGACGGCGCTTGACGGAAACGAAATATGGTCCGGAACAGGGCTACCGCAATCTGATGAAAATTTTTGAGCAAGTAATTTCTGCGCAGGCGCAGGCGGCATGA
- a CDS encoding O-antigen ligase family protein has translation MSYSVLERTRLAEVRQDHTLEVRPRKPWWLLVFFVVVGFSISVGVSMLAGSSPYGVLIVAGVIGACIPLLFLMINAAPEALASARELAQNWTWWHPLWFFIFFSMLVFRIRDVGEARANPIDAYAMLRIIPEAFVSITLIVRLILKKPNWLGALFRGIPGAMAIYCLVCLATTAWSVNASWTAYKSLEFLADVSLLAAIVASAEGFFTYKNLLDWTLTFYGLSLLGVWSNLPIWPTEAMDGGRLTGVIPVEASNSVGTSGAVLAIIALCRLLPVFGEIKNRAWYVLLLIFGVVSMALSKTRNAEAAFIFAVVLIVVLSKRLRKIAAWGSLAVAPLITVAILLNDKLLGYAWDMVLSVAERDQSDAAIGSLSGRTAWWAYGIEQLMHHPFTGLGAYAAGRFAVLGKLGVGSAAMMHSDWIEVLIGTSFWGIIPFAGALIAAWWYLYRCIRSDVFSPDQRQLALEMFALLGMLTMHSFFNDELSWHCPLLYFAILGYAEFVRQSQKAQRSRALELRAF, from the coding sequence ATGAGCTACAGCGTTTTAGAACGGACGAGGCTGGCGGAGGTGCGCCAGGACCATACGCTCGAGGTCCGCCCGCGCAAGCCGTGGTGGCTGCTTGTGTTTTTTGTCGTAGTCGGATTTTCCATCTCGGTGGGAGTTTCGATGTTGGCCGGGTCGTCGCCGTATGGGGTGCTGATCGTTGCGGGCGTTATCGGGGCGTGCATTCCACTTCTTTTTCTGATGATTAATGCGGCGCCGGAAGCCTTGGCGAGCGCGCGGGAACTGGCGCAGAACTGGACCTGGTGGCATCCGCTGTGGTTCTTCATCTTTTTCAGCATGCTGGTGTTCCGCATCCGCGACGTCGGCGAGGCCAGGGCGAATCCGATCGACGCCTACGCCATGCTGAGAATTATTCCTGAAGCCTTCGTGTCGATCACGCTGATTGTCCGGTTGATACTAAAGAAGCCGAATTGGCTGGGAGCGTTGTTTCGGGGCATTCCAGGTGCGATGGCAATCTATTGCCTGGTCTGTCTGGCGACGACGGCGTGGTCGGTGAATGCCTCATGGACGGCGTATAAGTCGCTGGAATTTCTGGCCGACGTTTCTCTTCTGGCCGCGATCGTGGCCAGCGCCGAGGGCTTCTTCACCTACAAGAATCTGCTGGATTGGACGCTGACGTTCTACGGACTCTCGCTGCTGGGGGTGTGGAGCAATCTTCCGATATGGCCGACGGAGGCGATGGATGGCGGCCGCCTCACGGGCGTGATTCCCGTGGAAGCTTCCAACAGCGTCGGAACTTCCGGGGCGGTATTGGCCATCATCGCGCTGTGCCGATTGCTGCCCGTGTTCGGAGAAATCAAGAACCGCGCCTGGTACGTTCTTCTGCTGATTTTTGGTGTGGTCTCGATGGCCCTGTCGAAGACCAGAAACGCGGAGGCCGCGTTTATTTTTGCGGTGGTGCTGATCGTGGTTTTGTCGAAACGTCTGCGAAAAATCGCCGCCTGGGGCAGCCTTGCCGTGGCACCGCTAATTACTGTAGCAATCCTGCTGAACGACAAACTGCTGGGCTACGCCTGGGATATGGTATTGAGCGTTGCCGAGCGCGATCAATCGGACGCGGCGATCGGCTCATTGAGCGGCCGCACCGCGTGGTGGGCCTATGGCATTGAGCAGTTGATGCATCATCCGTTTACCGGCCTGGGAGCGTACGCGGCCGGACGTTTTGCGGTGCTGGGCAAGTTGGGGGTCGGCTCGGCTGCCATGATGCACAGCGACTGGATTGAAGTTCTCATCGGGACCAGCTTCTGGGGCATCATCCCGTTTGCCGGCGCGTTGATTGCGGCGTGGTGGTATTTGTATCGCTGCATTCGAAGCGATGTCTTTTCCCCCGACCAGCGCCAGCTCGCGCTCGAGATGTTCGCGCTGCTGGGCATGCTCACCATGCATTCGTTCTTTAACGATGAGTTGAGCTGGCACTGTCCTCTGCTGTATTTCGCGATTCTGGGCTATGCCGAGTTCGTGCGGCAGAGCCAGAAGGCGCAGCGCAGCCGTGCCCTGGAGCTGCGGGCGTTCTAG
- a CDS encoding endo-1,4-beta-xylanase, translated as MKQIPSILAMMLLLAAWMIGQEKVAQEKVLPEKAAGVAAENDTLRKAAEPLGFWVGTTIQGRMWNHDPSYKPVLAREFNAAVSIVFSGITQPERGRFNFDPMDEAMSFARQHQMKLMGHSLVYRNMTSSPWLNFNTEACGGWSAKELDQILKEHIQTIVRHGGDTYYSWEVVNEPTNPTHNGCWARILGEEQYIVKAFQYAREANPNALLVLNDTFGHGGIDKERADAFFALVSRVKAAGAPIDAVGTEMHWQMPELRPTYLEEFKSFLESARRAGVKVHITEMDLYQGATDSREVFAKQKEIYYNVVHTCLKDSNCIGFTTWGIADRYSFLRGEGMPNAKQTMFDDNYGKKPAYEGVLQALKEGR; from the coding sequence ATGAAGCAAATTCCTTCGATTCTGGCGATGATGTTGCTGCTTGCCGCGTGGATGATTGGGCAAGAAAAAGTTGCACAAGAAAAAGTGCTCCCAGAGAAAGCAGCGGGAGTCGCCGCCGAAAACGACACCTTGCGCAAAGCTGCCGAACCGCTGGGGTTTTGGGTCGGGACAACGATTCAAGGGCGAATGTGGAATCACGATCCATCGTACAAGCCCGTGCTGGCACGGGAGTTTAATGCGGCGGTCTCGATTGTGTTTTCCGGGATCACGCAGCCGGAGCGAGGGCGCTTCAACTTCGATCCGATGGACGAGGCCATGAGTTTCGCCCGGCAGCATCAGATGAAGCTCATGGGACACAGCCTGGTGTATCGGAATATGACGTCGTCGCCCTGGCTGAACTTTAATACTGAAGCTTGTGGGGGATGGTCGGCGAAGGAGCTGGATCAGATTCTGAAGGAGCACATCCAGACGATCGTCCGCCACGGCGGGGATACTTATTATTCGTGGGAGGTGGTGAACGAGCCGACCAATCCCACGCATAACGGGTGCTGGGCGCGGATTCTGGGGGAGGAGCAGTACATCGTGAAGGCGTTCCAGTATGCCCGCGAGGCCAATCCCAACGCGCTGCTTGTGCTCAACGATACGTTCGGCCATGGTGGAATCGACAAAGAGCGGGCGGATGCGTTCTTCGCGCTGGTGAGCCGAGTCAAAGCGGCGGGCGCTCCGATTGACGCCGTGGGGACGGAAATGCACTGGCAGATGCCTGAATTGCGGCCGACGTATCTGGAAGAGTTCAAGTCGTTTCTGGAAAGCGCGCGCAGGGCCGGGGTAAAAGTGCACATCACGGAAATGGACTTGTATCAGGGAGCCACGGATTCTAGGGAAGTGTTTGCGAAGCAGAAAGAGATTTACTACAACGTGGTCCACACTTGCCTGAAAGATTCGAATTGCATCGGCTTCACGACCTGGGGGATTGCGGATCGTTATAGTTTTCTGCGGGGCGAGGGGATGCCGAACGCGAAGCAGACCATGTTCGACGATAATTACGGGAAAAAGCCGGCCTACGAGGGCGTGCTGCAGGCATTGAAGGAAGGGCGATAA
- a CDS encoding NAD-dependent epimerase/dehydratase family protein gives MANKSRILVTGAGGFIGHHLVKRLKADGHWVRGVDVKYPEYETSAADDFQILDLRVWDNCLTATQDIDQVYNLAADMGGIGYITSFLADISKNNILINAHMLEAAKQNDVKRYLFSSSACVYAQSKQKNAEVTPLKEEDAYPADPEPGYGWEKLFAEELCRYYYHDYKFETRIVRFHNVYGPLGTYDGGKEKSPAAISRKVAKANDGGAIEIWGDGEQTRSYMYVDDCVEGLIRLMASDHRDALNLGTDEMVSINHLVDMICGIAGKTLTKEHDLNKPQGVRGRNSDNTMLRKVLGWEPSMPLEKGLAITYKWIEGEVKKKEVGELAEVTGD, from the coding sequence ATGGCAAATAAATCTCGGATTCTGGTAACGGGTGCGGGTGGGTTCATTGGTCATCATCTGGTAAAGCGTTTGAAGGCCGATGGTCATTGGGTTCGCGGGGTGGATGTGAAATATCCCGAGTACGAAACCTCAGCCGCGGACGATTTTCAAATTCTCGACCTGCGGGTGTGGGACAATTGCCTGACCGCCACGCAAGACATCGATCAGGTCTACAACCTGGCTGCCGACATGGGCGGCATCGGCTACATCACGTCGTTCCTGGCCGATATCTCGAAAAATAACATTCTGATCAACGCGCACATGCTGGAGGCGGCGAAACAGAACGACGTGAAGCGTTACTTGTTCTCGTCGTCGGCTTGCGTCTACGCGCAATCGAAGCAGAAGAATGCAGAAGTGACGCCGCTGAAGGAAGAGGACGCGTATCCCGCGGATCCCGAGCCGGGTTACGGCTGGGAGAAGCTGTTCGCGGAAGAACTCTGCCGCTACTACTATCACGACTACAAGTTCGAGACGCGCATCGTACGCTTCCACAACGTGTACGGGCCGCTCGGCACCTACGATGGCGGCAAAGAGAAATCTCCGGCGGCGATCTCGCGCAAAGTTGCGAAAGCCAACGACGGCGGCGCGATCGAAATCTGGGGCGACGGCGAGCAGACACGTTCCTACATGTACGTGGATGATTGCGTCGAGGGCCTGATCCGGCTGATGGCTTCCGATCATCGCGATGCCCTGAATTTGGGCACCGACGAGATGGTCAGCATCAACCATCTGGTCGATATGATCTGCGGCATTGCCGGCAAAACGTTGACCAAAGAGCATGACCTGAACAAGCCGCAGGGGGTGCGCGGACGCAACAGCGACAACACCATGCTGCGCAAGGTGCTGGGCTGGGAGCCTTCGATGCCTCTCGAGAAGGGTCTGGCCATTACCTACAAGTGGATCGAAGGGGAAGTGAAGAAGAAAGAAGTGGGCGAGTTGGCCGAAGTTACGGGCGACTAA